The following DNA comes from Nitrospirota bacterium.
CTTTGAAAGTAAGCATAGAGATAACGAGGTGAGACTTCAGGTGATAGGCGGACACGGATCAGATACGAGGCAAATACAGAAGGAGGACATTCTCCAATAAGGTAACTTTTCCCGGTCGTCGCGCCGGTCCGCGCAAATACTATGTCACCGGGCAAGAGTCGGTATTTCTGAAAATCTGTTTTCGAGATGCTGCAAGATGGAACTGAAGACCAGATTACTTTTCCATCTTGAATATCGGTGATGCGAAGAAAACGCGGCCCGTCCCTTCCCTGGATTGCTGATGCAGTGTACCCATATTGAACGAGGGGAGCCACATCCTTGACACGAACACGTTTCCACAAACGTGAGGTGACTCGGGAACGATCAGATCTCATTCCGCCAACGCCTCGTTGAAATCGAGCGTAGAGGTCATACCCTCACTATTACCCTTATTTGAGGGCATTACCCTTTTTCGCAGACACACGCCTGCCTGAACCGGCTGTTCGCGGCCCAAACTGAATAGGATCACGAATACGGGCCGTGATCCTATTAATCGCTCCCGGATCAGATTCGTTCCCATTTGGCATCCCGTCCTTTTCCCAGGCACCGAATCCTTCTTGCGCGCCGCGCCTCAGCCAAGTCTCGTTACCTCTTCACGCGGCGAGCGCCTCGTTGAGTTCATCCAGCAGCTTCGGAAAAGACTCGCCGAAGGACGGGCGGGTCTTTCCGAAGCATTCCACGATATTACCCTTATTATTACCCTCTTTTAAGGGTAATACCTCTTCTCGTCCAACGGGTGCCGGGACCCCGACCAAGGCACGCCACCCCGCCGCTCTTCTGAAGGGCGCGAAGCACGTGCCGAATCATGTCCCGGCTCACGCCCGGGCAGGCCCGCTCAAGATCGGTGAGGCTGAAATCCGTGTCGAATCCCCGAATGGCGTCCTCGATAAGGGCCGTCTTTGCTCCCCGAGGCGCCTTGATGTTCCCCACGCGTTCCTCGAATTCTTTGTAGGCGGTCTTGAGGGTGTAGAGGAGATAATTTGCGAACGGCCAGGGGTCGTGCTTGCCCTCATGCCAACCATGCGAACTTTGTTCAAGGGTCTCGTAGTAGCGGTCCTTGTTCTGCTCGATGAGGCGCTCCAGGCTGATGTAACGACCCACCTCGTAGCCCAGATGGTAGCACTGAAGCAGGAGGAGAAGTCTTGAAACGCGGCCGTTGCCATCGCGGAAGGGATGAATGCAGAGAAAATCGAGATTGAAGGCGGCCAGGACGATCAGGGGATGAACCGCACGGTCTCGCATGGCCGAGCCCCAAGCGTTCACAAGGTCGCGTGTGGAGGCCGGAGTCTTGCCGGCGGGAACCGTCTTGAATCGGACGCGGATACGCCCGCCCGGGTACTTTTCGATGATGTCGCTGTCCTTTTCCTT
Coding sequences within:
- a CDS encoding Fic family protein, with the translated sequence MMTFRLLAKGMDSVPTATAWYLAELGESRGRQELFTRQSPQRLKVLREHALIESAISSNRIEGVVVDQKRIRTLVLGRPVLRDRNEEEVHGYREALKLIHEKGSRLPVTEKAVRELHRLARGRIWDAGKYKEKDSDIIEKYPGGRIRVRFKTVPAGKTPASTRDLVNAWGSAMRDRAVHPLIVLAAFNLDFLCIHPFRDGNGRVSRLLLLLQCYHLGYEVGRYISLERLIEQNKDRYYETLEQSSHGWHEGKHDPWPFANYLLYTLKTAYKEFEERVGNIKAPRGAKTALIEDAIRGFDTDFSLTDLERACPGVSRDMIRHVLRALQKSGGVACLGRGPGTRWTRRGITLKRG